CAGCGTGACGGTTTTCTTCACGAGGCGGGGCGGGAATTCAAGCGAGCTCTCGGTGCCGCACGAGAACCTGCGCGCAACGGCGGAAGTGGCGAGCCAGTGATTCGGCGAAGAACACGGAGCGGTGACGGCCGCCCGTGCAGCCGATGGCAACGGTGAGATAGCTGCGGCTGTCGGCCTGGTACGCCGGCAGCCAGCGCTCGATGAAACCGCGAATATCCTCGAGCAGACCAGTCGCCTGCGTTTCCGCTTGGAGGAAATCGATCACCGCCTGGTCCTTACCGGTCAACGGTTTCAGTTCCGGGTTGTAGTTCGGATTCGGCAGGCAACGCACGTCAAACACCAGATCGGCATCGAGTGGAATGCCTTGCTTGAAACCGAACGATTGGAACAGCAGGGTGATGCGCGAGCGATCGAGACGCACGAAATCCATGATCCAGGTGCGAAGCGATGTTGGACTGAGGCCGCTCGTGTCCATGCGATGCGCTCCCTGCGCAACCTCTGCAAGCATCTCGCGTTCGCTTTCGATGCACTCCGGCAAAGTGAGGGCACCGTCGCTCAGAGGATGCCTGCGGCGGGTCTCGGAGAAGCGCTTGACCAGGGTGTCCGTCTTCGCTTCCAGAAACAGCACGCGGGCATCGATGCCCTGGTCACGGACGGCGGCCAGATAGTCGCCGAATCGGTGCAGCGTGGCGCCGCTGCGGACATCGATGCTCACCGCCACATTGGCATACCCGGCCTGATCCAGAAACGAGACGACATCGGGGAGCAGGACCGCGGGCAGGTTGTCGACGCAGTAAAAGCCACTGTCCTCCAGCATGTGCAGCGCGATGCTCTTGCCGGAACCGGACAGACCACTGACCACGATGAGTTGCATGGGAGATGATGCCTGTGGGGCGTTATTTCACTTGCTGCCGTTCAAGTGCTCTTCGTGACGACGGATGAACTCCTTCGTGCTGTCGTAGCCTCGCAGCTGAAGCACCGTGTTGCGCACGGCCGCCTCCACCAGCACTGCGAGGTTGCGTCCGGCAGCAACCGGCAGCTGAACCTTGCGGATTTCGTTGTTGAGAATGATCTCACGACTCTCGTTGAGCGGCAGGCGCTCGAGTCCGGGGATTATGCCGGCGACGGGCTTTTCCAGTTGCACGATGAGCTTCAGGTTCTTGCGAACGCGTACCGCCGTCTCGCCAAAGATGGTCCGGATGTTCAGCATGCCTAGACCGCGCACCTCGAGGAAATCGCGCAGCAAGGGCGGGCATCGGCCTTCCAGGATGTCCGGCCCCATGCGGTAGAGTTCGACCACGTCGTCAGCCACCAGTCCGCTGCCGCGGCTGATGAGTTCGAGCGCCAGTTCGCTCTTGCCCACGCCGCTTTCCCCCGTGATGAGGACGCCCATCCCCAACACGTCCAGAAAGACGCCGTGACGGGTGACGAATTCGGAGAGCAAGCGCGCGAGGTACGGGCGCAGCAGCCACATCAGCTGGATGCTCGGAATCGGGCTCAGCAACACGGGGATGCGATGCGCATCTGCCATGGCGCACAGGTCGGCATCGGCCGTGCGACCGTCGGACACCAACAGGCACAGGGGACCGCTCGCCGCCAGTTCCTGCAGAGATTCACGCGCGACGACCGGGTCCAGTCGCGCCAGGTACTCCGTCTCCTTGGCGCCGAGAACTGGAATCCAGTTCGGGTGAATGACGTTTAGATGATCGATGAGCCCCTTGGTAGAGGCGTTGAGCAGCTCGCTCGAAAGTTCGTTGCCGGCGCCTTCCTTGCCCGCCGCCCATGTGAGCTTCAGACGCTCACGGTTGTCATCAAACAGCTGAGCTACGGTGACTCGCGGCATTGGGCTCCCACTCGACGATGAGCCTGTGCGCTTCCTCTGCGTTCTTCGCCATGAGCAGATCCTCGCGCATGGCCCGATCGCTGAAGAGCTGCGCCAACTCGGAGAGAATCTGAAGATGCAAGTCGGTGGCGCGTTCCGGTACCAGCAGAACGAACACGAGATTCACCGGCTTGCCGTCCGGTGCATCGAACGGCACCGGAGAGGTCAGCCGCAGGAACGCGCCAATTGCGTCGCGAATGCCCTTGATTCTGCCGTGCGGGATCGCAACGCCCTGGCCGAGACCGGTCGACCCGAGCTTCTCGCGCGCGAACAGGCTGTCGAAGACTTCGCTGCTCGGGATCTGCTGGTTGTTCTCGAATGCGAGACCAGCCTGCTCGAAAACGCGCTTCTTGCTCGTGGCGTCGAGATCGAGCGCGACGTTCGAGAGCGGCAACAGCTTGGAGAGAAGGGTGAGCGCCTTGCTCTTCATGTGCGATGGCAGGGAAGAGACCGGTGAGCGGGGCGGGAAGCCGATGCGGATGTTCAGGCCTGGTGCTTGAGCGCAGGGCCGTTGCGGCGGACGACGTTTCTATCCTTGTGCTTGAGGATCTGGCGGTCCAGCTTGTCGACCAAGGCGTCGATGGCGGCGTACATGTCCTCGTGGTCGGTCTCGCAGAAGATGTCCTTGCCGCTTACGTGAACGTTCGCCTCGGCCTTGCGCTTCAACTTTTCCACCGACAGGGTCACGGTGACATCGATCACGTGGTCGAAATGGCGCGTGATGCGCTCGATCTTGCCCGTGACGTAATCCCGGATGGCGGGTGTGATGTCGACGTGGTGACCGGTGAGGTTGAGATTCATGCTCCCTCCTTGTTGTGTTCTAGATGGATTTCCGCAGGTTCACCGGCAGGATCTGGAGGGATTCCCGGTACTTGGCAACGGTACGCCGCGCCACCACGATACCCTGTTGACCCAGGATGTCCGAGATCTGGCTGTCGGAGAGTGGTTTTTTCGAATCCTCGGCGCCGACGAGCTGCTTGATCAACGCGCGAATCGCCGTGGCCGAGCAAGCTCCGCCGGTCTCCGTCGAGACGTGGCTGCCGAAGAAATACTTGAGCTCGAAGATCCCGCGCGGCGTGAACATGAACTTCTGCGTCGTGACGCGGGATACGGTCGATTCGTGCAGGCCCAGAGTTTCGGCAATCTCGCGCAGGACGAGGGGGCGCATCGCCACCTCGCCATGCTCGAAGAAATGGCGCTGCCGATCCACGATGGCCTGGGATACGCGCAGGATGGTGTCGAATCGCTGCTGCACGTTCTTGATCAGCCACTTCGCTTCCTGCAGCTGACCGGCCAGCTGCTGGAAGCTGGAATCCCGGTTGCGCGCAAGGATGTCGGCGTACATGCGATTGATGCGCAGCTTAGGCATTGCGTCAGGATTGAGCGAAACCAGCCACGTGCCCTTGACCTTCTTCGCGATCACGTCCGGCACGACATAGCGCGTCTCGGAGTTCCCGTAACTCGAGCCGGGGCGCGGATTCAGGCTCACGATCAGACTCTGAATCCCGCGGAGCACCGTGTCGTCGCAGTGCAGGAGTTTCTTGAGTTTGCCGTAGTCCTTCGCCGCCAGGATCTCCAGATAGTTCTTCGCGGTATGGATGGCTTCCTTCCGAAACGGCGTGTCCTCGGGCAGCGCCGTCAGCTGCAGTACGAGGCTCTCACCCAGGCTGCGTGCGCCGATGCCCGCCGGTTCCATGTTCTGCAGGTGCCTGAGCCCGATCTGCAACTCCTCGATGTCGATCTCGAGCTCGGAGGGCAGAAGTGCGGCGAGTTCATCGAGATCGCCACCAAGGTAGCCGTCGTCGTCGAGCATGTCGATGAGCATGGCGACGATCCGCTTGTCGCGGTATGGCAGATTCGTCAGGTTCAGTTGCCACGTCAGGTGGTCGCGGAGGGAAGACGAAACCGCCGGCAACTGCGGATACTCGGGCTCTTCGCTGTCGTCGCGCGATCCGTAGGAGCCGCCGTCGTCCTCGATCCAGTCCCGATCGGCACGGGCTTCTGCGTCGTACTCGGGCGTCTCCGGCACATGAGCTGGTTCTGGCTCTTCGGATGCCGAGCGTTCAACGGATGAGAACTCCGGCTGTGGAAAGCTGGCTTCCTCCTGAGGAGCTGCCTCGGCTTCGTTCTCTTCCTCGCGTTCCAGCAACGGATTTTCTTGGAGGAAACGCTCCAGCTCTTGATTGAGTTCAAGTGTGGAGAGCTGCAGCAGCCGGATCGATTGCTGCAGTTGAGGCGTCAGGGTGAGGTGCTGAGATAGCCTGAGTTGGAGCGTATGTTTCATGAGGATAGGAGACTGCAGCGCCCGCTCTTGGCTCTTTGGGGAAACTTCCTCTTGAACAGCCGGAAGAATAGTTTGGCTTAAAGTTTGCTGCTACCTTTCAAGCCTTTGAATTTATAGCCTAAAATTCTCGCCCAGATAGACCTTGCGAACGCTCTCATTATAAACGATTTCGTCCGGCGTGCCGAAAGCGAGGACTGTGCCCTCGTTGATGATGTAGGCGCGGTCACAGATGCCGAGCGTTTCGCGAACATTGTGATCGGTGATGAGTACACCGATCCCGCGGTCTCGCAAAAACTGGATGATCTTCTGAATATCCAGCACCGCAATGGGATCGATGCCCGCAAAGGGCTCGTCCAGAAGAATGAAACGGGGGCGCGTTGCCAATGCTCGGGCGATTTCGGCTCGGCGCCGCTCGCCGCCTGACAGGCTGATGGCCGCGCTGTCGCGCAGGTGGCCAATGTGGAGATCGTGCAGCAGGTCGTTGGCCTGCGACCTCACTTCCGCGCTATCGAGATCCTGAAGTTCGAGTACTGCTTCCACGTTCTCGGCGACAGAAAGCTTGCGGAAAATCGATGCTTCCTGCGGCAGATACGACAGACCCAGGCGGGCGCGTTTGTGTATCGGCATGTGCGTGAGGCGGTTGTCGTCGAGATGCAGTTGGCCGCCGTCGAGTGGTACCAGTCCCACCATCATGTAGAAGCAGGTGGTCTTGCCGGCACCGTTCGGGCCGAGAAGGCCGACCACCTCGCCGCTGCGCACGTCGAGGGACACGTCGCTTACCACAGTGCGCGATCGGTAGCGCTTGCGCAGCTGCTCTGCGCGCAGTTCGCTCATCGGTCGTGCGCGAATGACCAGAGCTCGCGGCAGTTACGCCGTAGTGCCGAGCGCCACATTGAAATTACCGTCCCGGTGGGCTCGACAAGTCGGTGGAGGGTTGCAGCGGCACCGTATTCTTGCCTGAACCCGAAGGTCGAGCCTCGGGTTCCGGGTTCTTCTTGGGAATGATCACGGCGCGCACGCGGCCACCACCGACTTCCTTTCCCTCACTATCCTTCCCGCCGCCAAAGGCCTGGTAGAACTCGGTCTTGGAGTTGTAGGAGATGTAGTTTCCCCTGACCTCTTCGGCCCCCTTCTTGACGATGGCCTTGTCGAAGAGTTCGAGCATTTCGTTGCGCCCGTCGTACTCCATGCGCTGCGCCTGGCCGTCGATGTACTCGTCGAAGCCCTCGCGTTTCTGCCGGAACGTTGCGGGATTGCCATACGCCACACCCTTGTTGAAACCGCCGGCATCCTGCGTGATCACCATCCGATCGGACTTGATGATGAGCGTGCCCTGAGATACGACGACGTTCCCGGTGAGAATCGCCACCTTCTTCGCGTCATCGATCTCCATACGGTCGGCTTCGAGATTGATCGGCTTCTCGCGATCCGAAATGTCCGCGCGAGCGCCGACCGGTGCCAGGCACGTGGCAGCTGCAAACGCCAGGGAAAGGAACTGGTTACTTCTTGTCAGACGGCGAACGTGCGGACGGACCCGTCCGCTTCGGCGGAACATACTGGCCCTTGACCCGAGACAGGAGGGTGACAATGCGATCTTCATCCCGCAATTCTAAGCCAACGGCCGTGGCCGTTGTACTCGCGTCGCGGATGAGGACCGGGCGATCGGTGCGTGCCAGCCCAAGTTCGGGGGTGACCTGAAGATAGCTCGTGTCCAACGAGAGCTGGCTTCGGTCCTTGTAAGGACTGCGCACGACCTTCACGTCGTCCATGAAGTAGACGTTGTCACCCGGTCCGGACACCGTGCCGTACTTCGATGTGATCGACGTCGTAATGCCCGTATCGCTGATCTGTACGAAGCGGGGGTCGTCGAGGCGGACCGTCTGGTCGTCGGGAAATCGCTGCAATGTGGCTGCGGCGAGCGTGTACACCGGCACGCCCGCGGGACCGAGGCTCTCCGCGTTGAAGGACTGCAGGATGAGGTCGGGAGCATGGCGCGCACGCGCATCGCGCACCGGTTCGTTCGATGTGACGAGATACTCCAGCCAGAACGATAGTCCGGTGAGGGCGGCGAGCAACAGCAGCGGAAACCATACCGTTGCACGCGCAGCGAGCCGCGCCTTCACCGAAGATACGACTCCATCTGCGCGTCGAACGTGCCCTGTGCGTGCATGATGATCTCGCACAGTTCCCGTACCGCACCGCGTCCACCGGGCAGCCGGGTGACATAGTGGGCGTGGCTTTTCACGAGCGGGGGTGCGTCCGGGACGGCAACGGCAAGGCCGCAGCGGCGCATTACGGGCAGATCAACCACGTCGTCACCAATGAACGCGCAGCATTCCTTGCCGAAGCCGAGGGAGGTGAGGATCTGCTCGAAGACCGCGAGCTTGTCCTCCACGCCCTGGTACAAGATGCCGACGCCGAGGTTCTGTGCGCGCAGTTCCACGCTGCGGGAGCTGCGACCGGTGATGATGGCAAGCCGAACGCCCGTGGCCTGCAGCATTTTCATTCCGTGACCGTCCTGCGAATGAAACGCCTTGAATTCTTCGCCGCTCTCGGTGATGAAAAGACTGCCATCGGTAAGGACGCCATCGACGTCGAAGACGACCAGACGGATGCGTCGTGCCCGCTCGTAGAGCTCGCTCAACGACATGGCGTCAGAGCACCTTGGCGCGGAAGAGATCATGCATGTTGAGAGCGCCCACCGGTCGGTTCTCGTCGTCGACTACCACGAGCTGACTGATGCGATGATCTTCCATGATCTGCACGGCTTCCGCGGCCAGATGCTCGGCTTTCACGGTGCGTGGATTGCGAGTCATCACTTCCGCAATGCAGGTGCTGCGAAAATCAATGTTCTTCTCCAACGATCGGCGCAAGTCACCATCAGTGTAGACTCCTGCAAGCCTTCCCTCCGAATCAAGTACGCAAGTGATGCCGAGTCCCTTGCGGGAGATTTCGAGCACCGCATCGGCGAGTGTCGCCGAGGCAGGTACCGAGGGCAATGCGTCGCCACTGCGCATCACATCGCGCACCCGCGTCAGCAGACGGATGCCGAGCTTGCCGCCAGGATGAGAGCGCGCGAAATCTTCCGCGCCGAAACCCCGCGCATCCAGGAGTGCGACAGCCAGGGCGTCGCCGAGCGCGAGTGCGGCCGTGGTGCTGGCCGTTGGCGCGAGCCCGAGCGGACACGCTTCCTCGGTGACCCCGGCATCCAGGTGAACGTCAGCCTCGCGTGCGAGCGAAGACTCCGTGTTGCCCGTGAAGGCGATGAGTTTCGCTCCCTGACGCTTGATGAGCGGGATGATGGTGAGCAACTCCTCGCTTTCCCCGGAATTGGAGAGCCCGATGAATACGTCTTCGCGCGTGATCATGCCGAGGTCGCCGTGGCTCGCCTCGGCCGGGTGAACGAAGAACGCGGGCGTGCCCGTGCTCGCGAGCGTGGAGGCGATCTTGCGGGCGACGTGGCCGGACTTGCCGATGCCGCTGACAACGACGCGGCCGCTGCAGTTCAGGATCAGGTCGAGGGCTGCCAGGAAGCGTTCGTCGATGCGCGGAATCAGCGCTGCCACCGCCTGCGCCTCGACGCGGAGGACCTGCCGCGCAAGCTCCAGCGCCTGGGCGGTAGGATGTCGATCAAAGCCTGCTTGTGCCACCGGGTTCTTATGCCGTTTATGGTAAATTATCAAATGTTATCAGTTCCCTAACCAGCGCTTCCAGCAATACCACCTGCACCGTCTGCCCCCAACTCATGGAAGAGGGGCGACCCGTTTCCACTATGCACGAGTCTTTACAGGTGGTCCTCGTCCTTCTCGCCGTGGCGGTGCCAATGGTCGTGGCGTTCCGTCATTTCGGGCTGCCACCGCTGCTTGGCTACCTTCTCGTCGGCACGCTGATCGGGCCCCATGCCCTCGCGCTGATACCGGACTCAGAAGACACCCGATACCTCGCGGAGTTCGGCGTGGTATTCCTCATGTTCACGGTCGGGCTGGAGTTCAGTCTCCCCAAACTCTTGACGCTGCGCCGAATGGTGTTCGGCCTGGGAGCGGCGCAGGTAGTCGCATGCATGCTGATCGTTATCGCGCTCTCCGTAGCGTTCGGGATGGCTTGGCAGGCGGGTGCCGTGCTGGGTGGCGCGCTCGCCATGTCGTCCACGGCAATCCTTGCGAAGTCGCTGGCGGAACGGCAGGAACTCGCCACGCCGCATGGGCGGCAGATCATCAGCGTGCTCCTTTTTCAGGACCTCGCCGTCGTGCCCTTGCTGATCCTGGCGCCGGCACTGACTGCACCTGCGGAGACGCTCGCGCGGGAACTGGGGTTTGCGCTCGTCAAGGGGACCCTCGTTCTCGGTGTGCTGGTGTTTGCAGGACAGCGGCTCATCCGTCCCTGGTTCCACCTCATTGGAAGACAGAAATCCCCCGAACTGTTTGTGCTCAACGTTCTCTTCGTGACGATCGGATTGGCAGCGTTCACGGAGTTCGCGGGGCTGTCGCTGGCGCTCGGTGCCTTTCTCGCGGGCATGCTGATTTCCGAGACTGAGTACCGAGTTCAGGTCGAGGAAGACATCAAGCCGTTTCGCGACGTGCTTCTGGGGCTGTTTTTCGTCACCATCGGAATGACGATTGATTTTTCGGTCGTCCGGCAGCACTTGCTAGCGATAGCCGTGCTATTGATCGCGTATCTGTTTGTGAAGGGCAGTGTGGTCGCCGGTGTCGCGCGCCTTTTCGGCAGTGATCCGAGTGTGGCGCTCCGGGTCGGCACCGCGCTGGCGGGGGCGGGAGAGTTCGGTTTCGTTCTCTTGCATCCCGGCACTCCCAGCGGCGGCTTCGGTGACGACACGCTGCAGATCATTCTCTCGGTGATGCTGCTTTCACTCACCGTGGCGCCCCTCGCAGTCGATCGTGGTGCCTGGCTGGCGAGGCATTTCAGCGGTTCCGAGTGGATGAACCGAGCCATGCAGATCCACAACATTGCGGTTCAGTCGATGGGAAGGGATGCCCACGTGGTGATCTGCGGTTATGGCCGCAGCGGTCAGAACCTGGCGCGGCTGCTGGAGCAGGAGGATGTTCAGTTCATTGCACTCGATTTCGATTCGACGCGCGTGCGCGAGGCTGCCGCAGCCGGAGAGAGCGTCGTCTTCGGTGATGCTTCTCGGCGGGAGGTGCTGGTCGCGGCGGGCCTCTTGCGCGCGCAGGCGCTGGTGGTGAGCTACGCGGACACCAACTCTGCGCTCAAGATCCTCAATTATGTGCACGAGCTTCGTCCTGACCTGCCGGTCATCGTGCGCACTTGGGACGCGACGGACATCGCGCGTCTCAAGGACGCGGGAGCAGCCGAGGTTGTACCGGAGATTCTCGAAGGAAGCCTGATGCTCGCTGCTCAGACGTTCATGCACATCGGAATGCCTTTCAGCCGGGTGATGCGCCGGATTCGCGACACGCGCGCGCAGCGCTATGGTCTCTTCCGGGGGTTTTTTCGAGGCGCCAGCGACGGGGCCGAGGCCGGAGCCAGTCTTGCCGTTCCGCAACTCAGGTCGTTTGCCTTGCCTCGGGGGGCGTATGCGATCGGACGCCGCCTCGCCGAGCTAAATCTCCCCACCTTGGGGGTGGAAGTTACCGCAGTTCGCAACCGACACGTCCGCAGCAGTCTGCCGGGGGCAGATACCTTGCTGGAGGAGGGGGATGTAATTGTCCTGCTCGGAACCGAAACTGAGTTGGCCGCAAGCGAGACCAGGATGCTGCAAGGATAGGAACTGACCGCTAAAGAAGACTGGCAGCACCGCAGTCTTCAGCAGATGGACTCGATGCCGCGTTCCACGCGCCGAGGTTCGCAGCCGTATTGCTCACGCAGGCGGGACCGGGACCCAATCCTGCGGGGGGAGTTCCGGTCGCGGCAAAGTCGGAGAAGAGCAACTTGCCGGTGAGGGCATTGTTGTCATCTATCTTGAGGTCCACCTCCGCGAGGATCTCCGCGGGGATTCCGTTTCCGGTCTTGATGCTGTGGATCTTTGGGGGCGTGCCAGCGGGGTCTCCATACCAGTTATCGAAAGCGATATCGAGATGCGGACCGAACGGATTTCGCGGGACCGCATTGTCATAGGGTGGGGCTGGTGTGTAAGTGAATCGGTCGCTGATGAATCCCGCGCGTGAAAGATGCTCCCACGCGAGAATGTTCTCCGTACCACCCTCCCGTGCGCCCTCGATCCGGCCATCGCCGTCCCCATTGCGGGTTGCACCGATGCTGCGTATCGCATCGTTGAAATCGCCCGGAGCAAACTGGAATCGATCCTGGAAGCTGAAGAAAGCGACCCGTAACTCTTCCTGCTGATTGATCAGATTTCTTGCCTTGGCGGCGACGATCATTTCGCGCCCAGCCGCGGCGCCACCAAAGAGAAGACCGACTACAACCAATACGAGGACGAACTCCAGGACGGTAAAGCCTCTCTGCAGAGAGTTGCTGAACGCAGACGTCGTGGCCCGAGTCCCCCGCCGAGATACTTGCTGCTGGTGTTTCGCTCTGTTTTGGCAGCATCTCGCGTTCATGACACTGGGCGAAAAAAGAGCCCGCGATCGCGGGCTCTCTTAGTTGAAGAGACAGTAACTTTTCTAGAGGAGGCTTGCACCGCCGCAGTCCGGTTGACCGTTGGTCGGTAGCCAGCTTCCGGTGCCCTCGTTCCAGCAGTTGGCGGGTGTTACGCCATTGTAGGCAGAGCCGCGGAAGCCTCCCGTATTGGCATTTCCATCGTCGACCTTGCGATCTACCTCGGCGATGATCTCCACTGGGATCTGATTGCCCGTCTTAACGTTGTGACGTGCCACTGGGGGCATCGTCGTATTGGCGTAATCGTTGTCGTAGGCGAGTTGGAGCGCAATGTTGTACGGGTTCGCAGGATTCGTGACGCCCGCCGCGCCGGAGGTACCCGCCGTGAAGTTACTTGCGCTGTACGTCCCGGTGATGAACCCAGCATGGCTGAGATGATCCCAGACGAGAATGAACTCGGGGGGTGACCCCGTAAGT
Above is a window of Betaproteobacteria bacterium DNA encoding:
- the rapZ gene encoding RNase adapter RapZ, which codes for MQLIVVSGLSGSGKSIALHMLEDSGFYCVDNLPAVLLPDVVSFLDQAGYANVAVSIDVRSGATLHRFGDYLAAVRDQGIDARVLFLEAKTDTLVKRFSETRRRHPLSDGALTLPECIESEREMLAEVAQGAHRMDTSGLSPTSLRTWIMDFVRLDRSRITLLFQSFGFKQGIPLDADLVFDVRCLPNPNYNPELKPLTGKDQAVIDFLQAETQATGLLEDIRGFIERWLPAYQADSRSYLTVAIGCTGGRHRSVFFAESLARHFRRCAQVLVRHRELA
- a CDS encoding HPr kinase/phosphorylase, with the translated sequence MPRVTVAQLFDDNRERLKLTWAAGKEGAGNELSSELLNASTKGLIDHLNVIHPNWIPVLGAKETEYLARLDPVVARESLQELAASGPLCLLVSDGRTADADLCAMADAHRIPVLLSPIPSIQLMWLLRPYLARLLSEFVTRHGVFLDVLGMGVLITGESGVGKSELALELISRGSGLVADDVVELYRMGPDILEGRCPPLLRDFLEVRGLGMLNIRTIFGETAVRVRKNLKLIVQLEKPVAGIIPGLERLPLNESREIILNNEIRKVQLPVAAGRNLAVLVEAAVRNTVLQLRGYDSTKEFIRRHEEHLNGSK
- the ptsN gene encoding PTS IIA-like nitrogen regulatory protein PtsN, with the protein product MKSKALTLLSKLLPLSNVALDLDATSKKRVFEQAGLAFENNQQIPSSEVFDSLFAREKLGSTGLGQGVAIPHGRIKGIRDAIGAFLRLTSPVPFDAPDGKPVNLVFVLLVPERATDLHLQILSELAQLFSDRAMREDLLMAKNAEEAHRLIVEWEPNAASHRSSAV
- the raiA gene encoding ribosome-associated translation inhibitor RaiA, whose translation is MNLNLTGHHVDITPAIRDYVTGKIERITRHFDHVIDVTVTLSVEKLKRKAEANVHVSGKDIFCETDHEDMYAAIDALVDKLDRQILKHKDRNVVRRNGPALKHQA
- a CDS encoding RNA polymerase factor sigma-54; the encoded protein is MKHTLQLRLSQHLTLTPQLQQSIRLLQLSTLELNQELERFLQENPLLEREEENEAEAAPQEEASFPQPEFSSVERSASEEPEPAHVPETPEYDAEARADRDWIEDDGGSYGSRDDSEEPEYPQLPAVSSSLRDHLTWQLNLTNLPYRDKRIVAMLIDMLDDDGYLGGDLDELAALLPSELEIDIEELQIGLRHLQNMEPAGIGARSLGESLVLQLTALPEDTPFRKEAIHTAKNYLEILAAKDYGKLKKLLHCDDTVLRGIQSLIVSLNPRPGSSYGNSETRYVVPDVIAKKVKGTWLVSLNPDAMPKLRINRMYADILARNRDSSFQQLAGQLQEAKWLIKNVQQRFDTILRVSQAIVDRQRHFFEHGEVAMRPLVLREIAETLGLHESTVSRVTTQKFMFTPRGIFELKYFFGSHVSTETGGACSATAIRALIKQLVGAEDSKKPLSDSQISDILGQQGIVVARRTVAKYRESLQILPVNLRKSI
- the lptB gene encoding LPS export ABC transporter ATP-binding protein, translated to MSELRAEQLRKRYRSRTVVSDVSLDVRSGEVVGLLGPNGAGKTTCFYMMVGLVPLDGGQLHLDDNRLTHMPIHKRARLGLSYLPQEASIFRKLSVAENVEAVLELQDLDSAEVRSQANDLLHDLHIGHLRDSAAISLSGGERRRAEIARALATRPRFILLDEPFAGIDPIAVLDIQKIIQFLRDRGIGVLITDHNVRETLGICDRAYIINEGTVLAFGTPDEIVYNESVRKVYLGENFRL
- the lptA gene encoding lipopolysaccharide transport periplasmic protein LptA: MFRRSGRVRPHVRRLTRSNQFLSLAFAAATCLAPVGARADISDREKPINLEADRMEIDDAKKVAILTGNVVVSQGTLIIKSDRMVITQDAGGFNKGVAYGNPATFRQKREGFDEYIDGQAQRMEYDGRNEMLELFDKAIVKKGAEEVRGNYISYNSKTEFYQAFGGGKDSEGKEVGGGRVRAVIIPKKNPEPEARPSGSGKNTVPLQPSTDLSSPPGR
- the lptC gene encoding LPS export ABC transporter periplasmic protein LptC; this encodes MKARLAARATVWFPLLLLAALTGLSFWLEYLVTSNEPVRDARARHAPDLILQSFNAESLGPAGVPVYTLAAATLQRFPDDQTVRLDDPRFVQISDTGITTSITSKYGTVSGPGDNVYFMDDVKVVRSPYKDRSQLSLDTSYLQVTPELGLARTDRPVLIRDASTTATAVGLELRDEDRIVTLLSRVKGQYVPPKRTGPSARSPSDKK
- the kdsC gene encoding 3-deoxy-manno-octulosonate-8-phosphatase KdsC → MSLSELYERARRIRLVVFDVDGVLTDGSLFITESGEEFKAFHSQDGHGMKMLQATGVRLAIITGRSSRSVELRAQNLGVGILYQGVEDKLAVFEQILTSLGFGKECCAFIGDDVVDLPVMRRCGLAVAVPDAPPLVKSHAHYVTRLPGGRGAVRELCEIIMHAQGTFDAQMESYLR
- a CDS encoding KpsF/GutQ family sugar-phosphate isomerase, which encodes MAQAGFDRHPTAQALELARQVLRVEAQAVAALIPRIDERFLAALDLILNCSGRVVVSGIGKSGHVARKIASTLASTGTPAFFVHPAEASHGDLGMITREDVFIGLSNSGESEELLTIIPLIKRQGAKLIAFTGNTESSLAREADVHLDAGVTEEACPLGLAPTASTTAALALGDALAVALLDARGFGAEDFARSHPGGKLGIRLLTRVRDVMRSGDALPSVPASATLADAVLEISRKGLGITCVLDSEGRLAGVYTDGDLRRSLEKNIDFRSTCIAEVMTRNPRTVKAEHLAAEAVQIMEDHRISQLVVVDDENRPVGALNMHDLFRAKVL
- a CDS encoding cation:proton antiporter; translated protein: MHESLQVVLVLLAVAVPMVVAFRHFGLPPLLGYLLVGTLIGPHALALIPDSEDTRYLAEFGVVFLMFTVGLEFSLPKLLTLRRMVFGLGAAQVVACMLIVIALSVAFGMAWQAGAVLGGALAMSSTAILAKSLAERQELATPHGRQIISVLLFQDLAVVPLLILAPALTAPAETLARELGFALVKGTLVLGVLVFAGQRLIRPWFHLIGRQKSPELFVLNVLFVTIGLAAFTEFAGLSLALGAFLAGMLISETEYRVQVEEDIKPFRDVLLGLFFVTIGMTIDFSVVRQHLLAIAVLLIAYLFVKGSVVAGVARLFGSDPSVALRVGTALAGAGEFGFVLLHPGTPSGGFGDDTLQIILSVMLLSLTVAPLAVDRGAWLARHFSGSEWMNRAMQIHNIAVQSMGRDAHVVICGYGRSGQNLARLLEQEDVQFIALDFDSTRVREAAAAGESVVFGDASRREVLVAAGLLRAQALVVSYADTNSALKILNYVHELRPDLPVIVRTWDATDIARLKDAGAAEVVPEILEGSLMLAAQTFMHIGMPFSRVMRRIRDTRAQRYGLFRGFFRGASDGAEAGASLAVPQLRSFALPRGAYAIGRRLAELNLPTLGVEVTAVRNRHVRSSLPGADTLLEEGDVIVLLGTETELAASETRMLQG
- a CDS encoding prepilin-type N-terminal cleavage/methylation domain-containing protein; this encodes MNARCCQNRAKHQQQVSRRGTRATTSAFSNSLQRGFTVLEFVLVLVVVGLLFGGAAAGREMIVAAKARNLINQQEELRVAFFSFQDRFQFAPGDFNDAIRSIGATRNGDGDGRIEGAREGGTENILAWEHLSRAGFISDRFTYTPAPPYDNAVPRNPFGPHLDIAFDNWYGDPAGTPPKIHSIKTGNGIPAEILAEVDLKIDDNNALTGKLLFSDFAATGTPPAGLGPGPACVSNTAANLGAWNAASSPSAEDCGAASLL
- a CDS encoding prepilin-type N-terminal cleavage/methylation domain-containing protein — encoded protein: MRKQTGFTLIEIAIVLVIIGLLLGGILKGQELITGAKVRNLISQVDGVKAAFFGFQDRYRAYPGDYSQADRNITGVFASGNGNGRIELTGSPPEFILVWDHLSHAGFITGTYSASNFTAGTSGAAGVTNPANPYNIALQLAYDNDYANTTMPPVARHNVKTGNQIPVEIIAEVDRKVDDGNANTGGFRGSAYNGVTPANCWNEGTGSWLPTNGQPDCGGASLL